In Ruminiclostridium papyrosolvens DSM 2782, the following proteins share a genomic window:
- a CDS encoding dockerin type I domain-containing protein: MNKKSFIMLAFIIVLQLVCFTPGMRINAASTAISGIVKTNGTSFILDGKAFRFAGCNNYDLFTYGDGSNDATPEDIETKYMNKTRIDEMMSNMASDGIKVVRTWGFSHETWHGFESQKGVYNEAQFMLFDYILESAKKHNIKVIIVLENYWEAYGGIDTRLEWEGLPGVTHPNRAAFFTNTGCKEQYKNYIKHFVTRINHYTNEPYKNDPAIFSWELMNEPRYQDVSEEENLQGTTLRAWVDEMGKLIKDLDPNHMVSTGLEGQAAKYGYGANAGNPFVYIHQSPYIDFTTAHPYPDEGWAGLNPEQAAKLVATWIDESHNIVKKPFVMEEFNTHSNKEQYWTAMYEQIEKLNASGDLFWAYASYSGGFYLTHGDPLLKSVFAPHAEKMAKDTTVIPATPGDLNGDGSVDALDFAKMKMYLLNQNGSVDMDIWDLNNDGQIDTLDLVSLKKILLN; the protein is encoded by the coding sequence ATGAATAAAAAGTCGTTCATAATGTTAGCTTTTATTATTGTATTGCAGTTAGTATGCTTTACCCCGGGTATGAGAATCAATGCAGCTTCAACAGCAATAAGTGGTATTGTAAAAACAAACGGAACTTCTTTTATCCTTGACGGAAAAGCATTTCGCTTTGCAGGATGTAACAATTACGATTTGTTTACATACGGAGACGGCTCAAATGATGCCACTCCGGAGGATATTGAAACAAAATATATGAACAAGACCAGAATTGATGAAATGATGAGTAATATGGCTTCTGACGGAATAAAGGTTGTAAGGACATGGGGCTTTTCTCATGAGACCTGGCATGGATTTGAAAGCCAGAAAGGTGTCTATAATGAAGCACAATTCATGTTATTTGACTATATTCTGGAATCTGCAAAGAAGCACAATATCAAAGTAATCATTGTCTTGGAAAACTACTGGGAAGCTTACGGCGGAATTGACACAAGGTTAGAATGGGAAGGCCTTCCGGGAGTAACCCATCCAAACCGTGCTGCATTCTTTACAAATACAGGCTGTAAGGAACAGTACAAGAATTATATAAAGCATTTCGTAACAAGAATAAACCATTATACAAATGAACCGTATAAAAATGACCCGGCAATTTTCTCGTGGGAACTGATGAATGAACCAAGATATCAGGATGTAAGCGAGGAAGAGAATTTACAGGGGACTACACTTAGAGCATGGGTAGATGAAATGGGTAAGCTGATAAAGGACCTTGATCCAAACCATATGGTTAGTACAGGGCTTGAAGGTCAAGCAGCGAAATACGGTTATGGCGCCAATGCCGGTAATCCTTTCGTTTATATTCATCAGTCTCCTTACATTGATTTTACCACCGCTCATCCTTATCCGGACGAGGGCTGGGCAGGGTTGAATCCTGAGCAGGCAGCAAAACTTGTTGCAACATGGATTGACGAATCTCACAACATTGTTAAAAAGCCTTTTGTTATGGAAGAATTTAACACCCATAGCAATAAAGAGCAGTATTGGACGGCAATGTATGAACAGATTGAGAAATTAAATGCTTCCGGTGACTTATTCTGGGCTTATGCTTCTTATTCAGGGGGATTCTACCTGACACATGGAGATCCGTTGTTAAAGAGTGTATTTGCGCCTCATGCTGAAAAAATGGCGAAAGATACTACGGTTATACCTGCAACTCCGGGTGACCTTAACGGGGATGGAAGTGTGGATGCACTTGATTTTGCAAAAATGAAAATGTATTTACTTAATCAGAATGGTTCTGTTGATATGGATATCTGGGACCTGAATAATGATGGACAGATTGATACCCTTGATCTTGTATCATTAAAGAAAATCCTGCTTAATTAA
- a CDS encoding dockerin type I domain-containing protein produces the protein MKKIVTLALTTAMALLAVLPLPASAEKTYKLGDVDNDTFVSALDLAAVRQHILGLKTLTGEAFKAADVNANGEIEALDLSELKQFLLGKITKFSGEGQQQPSGVGITWMDGKTLYPVGVNYAWYNWSYEFSDNNWNYNFSRIKSDLDTMSTKGIHALRWWVFPDLAYGPLWSGPNEGSLCTGLPEKWVDHMKETCDYAYSKGIKIYWTITSFDCARADDAYDHDDIIDNSTVLQSFLDNAMKPILQTLGTHPGVLGWDIINEPEWIIKKEDNGEPNNKGEIFPLSAMRNYIKTTCEFIHQYAKQPVSFGSANMKWLGAQYDLWDGLGLDFYDFHWYDWATPYFNPVTTPASSLKLDKPVIIGEMMPDTQGSSLKMTHKQVLDAIYKNGYAGYMLWSWNDGAFDCKPYVGNNFIDFAAEHPDVVK, from the coding sequence ATGAAAAAAATTGTTACCTTGGCACTTACAACTGCAATGGCATTACTTGCAGTATTGCCGTTGCCGGCTTCTGCTGAGAAAACATACAAACTTGGTGATGTTGACAATGATACTTTTGTTTCAGCCCTTGATTTGGCAGCAGTGAGGCAACACATCCTTGGATTAAAAACCTTAACGGGTGAGGCATTTAAAGCAGCTGATGTAAATGCCAACGGGGAAATTGAAGCATTGGATTTATCAGAACTAAAGCAATTTCTTCTGGGAAAAATAACAAAATTTTCTGGAGAAGGACAGCAACAGCCGTCGGGAGTAGGGATAACCTGGATGGACGGAAAGACCTTGTACCCCGTTGGAGTAAACTATGCGTGGTACAATTGGTCATATGAGTTTTCAGATAATAACTGGAATTATAACTTCTCCAGAATAAAGAGTGATTTAGACACAATGTCTACTAAAGGAATACACGCTCTGAGGTGGTGGGTATTCCCGGACTTAGCATACGGTCCGTTATGGTCAGGTCCAAATGAAGGAAGTCTTTGTACAGGACTCCCTGAAAAGTGGGTTGACCATATGAAGGAAACCTGTGATTATGCATATTCGAAAGGCATAAAGATTTACTGGACAATAACCAGTTTTGATTGTGCAAGAGCAGATGATGCCTATGATCATGACGATATTATTGATAATTCTACGGTGCTTCAAAGTTTCCTTGACAATGCCATGAAACCCATACTGCAAACATTAGGTACACATCCGGGCGTACTGGGCTGGGATATTATCAATGAGCCGGAATGGATTATAAAAAAAGAAGATAATGGCGAGCCGAACAATAAGGGAGAAATCTTTCCACTTTCTGCAATGAGAAACTACATAAAAACTACATGTGAATTTATACACCAGTATGCTAAACAGCCTGTGAGCTTCGGAAGTGCAAATATGAAGTGGTTGGGCGCACAGTATGATTTATGGGACGGATTGGGTCTTGATTTTTATGATTTCCACTGGTATGACTGGGCGACACCATATTTTAACCCTGTTACAACCCCAGCTTCAAGTCTGAAACTGGATAAACCGGTAATAATAGGTGAAATGATGCCTGACACCCAGGGTTCTTCACTAAAAATGACACACAAGCAGGTACTGGATGCCATATACAAGAATGGTTATGCCGGGTATATGCTTTGGTCATGGAATGATGGAGCTTTTGACTGCAAGCCTTACGTTGGAAATAATTTTATTGATTTTGCAGCAGAGCATCCTGACGTAGTGAAATAG
- a CDS encoding LysR family transcriptional regulator translates to MEIFFMTSQQLEYIITLADERSFSKASQKLLISQPALSQFVKNLETELNVQLFDRSTTPIKLTYAGELYVSAARKIQTIMAELDNELKDLSILNTGKLTIGTIPFRASCMLPKSIVSFKKKYPGVDIHIVENEEANLEALLADSHLDLCILSGFMDNKFLQTETLAQEQLYLAVPNSSPFNNGKEAYQLSAKDIIYDSSALFQTRPLTLSDCVKENFVLIHNDYTVTTELSQFSEFCHQNTMYTDRIETAFSWTLAGIACSFIPDTLIRYGNYQKHPVYYKLNTSFSKRDILVAYKRNRYLSKAASEYILLLKQLIGYGTWQSPNE, encoded by the coding sequence ATGGAGATTTTTTTCATGACATCTCAACAGTTGGAATATATAATTACTCTTGCAGACGAGAGAAGCTTTTCAAAAGCTTCTCAAAAACTCCTTATATCTCAGCCGGCTTTGAGTCAATTTGTAAAAAACCTTGAAACTGAACTTAATGTACAATTATTTGACAGAAGTACAACTCCCATAAAGCTGACATATGCGGGAGAGCTTTATGTAAGTGCTGCTCGTAAGATTCAAACCATCATGGCAGAATTGGATAATGAGCTGAAAGACCTGTCAATTCTCAATACAGGTAAGCTTACTATAGGAACTATTCCTTTCAGGGCCTCCTGTATGCTTCCAAAAAGTATTGTATCCTTCAAGAAAAAGTACCCCGGCGTTGATATACATATTGTTGAAAATGAAGAAGCAAATCTTGAAGCCTTACTTGCAGATAGTCATCTGGATTTATGTATACTTTCAGGTTTTATGGACAATAAGTTCCTTCAAACTGAAACTCTGGCTCAGGAACAGCTTTACCTTGCAGTTCCTAATTCCAGTCCTTTTAACAATGGAAAAGAAGCTTATCAGCTAAGTGCCAAGGACATAATTTATGACAGCTCTGCATTATTTCAAACTCGCCCTCTTACATTGTCTGACTGTGTGAAAGAGAACTTTGTTCTTATTCATAATGACTATACTGTCACCACCGAATTATCTCAGTTTTCTGAGTTTTGTCATCAAAATACAATGTACACAGATCGTATTGAAACTGCTTTTTCTTGGACCTTAGCCGGTATTGCATGTTCTTTTATTCCAGATACCCTTATACGGTACGGAAATTATCAGAAACATCCTGTATACTATAAACTAAATACTTCCTTTTCTAAACGTGACATTCTTGTTGCATATAAGAGAAACCGGTATTTGTCAAAAGCTGCATCTGAGTACATTCTGCTCTTAAAACAATTAATCGGTTACGGAACCTGGCAATCTCCAAACGAATAA
- a CDS encoding sulfite exporter TauE/SafE family protein: MMNIILQVEGMTCTGCETRIENAVKKLDGIEKVKAIYNSSNVYVTYNADAIKLKTIIDTIEKLNYTVKNKPSDTTNNIKTSNISNNEPEWPGVGQIAGIAVIVLALYVIIKNTIGFNFVPEVNQSMGYGILFFIGLLTSLHCVAMCGGINLSVCVRHKASDGDSKLDRLKPSLLYSVGRVISYTIIGGIVGGIGSVVSFSGAAKGLVAILSGIFMVIMGINMLNIIPALKKFNPRMPKIFAKKVHENSGNRGPLVVGLLNGLMPCGPLQAMQLYALGTGSAMTGALSMFLFSLGTVPLMFGFGAVSSFLSSKFTHKMMKVSAVLVLLLGIIMLNRGLSLSGFNTNPVFGASSTQGGVAKIEGNVQIVTTKLDSGRYSPITVQKGIPVRWIITAESKDINGCNNRLNIPEYNIENMPLKAGENVIDFTPDREGKFVYSCWMGMISSNIKVVSDVSSLRDEDVTDNSDSQGAVSSSGGCCGAASKATKFANGKIPTDEVAISKINGDKQEVTVTVNDYGYSPAVVILQKGIPATIKFNTDKLNICNSIVVFPEYQAQMDLKNEKETPELSPTLDFTFQCGMGMLHGYVKVVDNINTINIEEIKNQVNSYTPSAGSSAGGCCG, from the coding sequence ATGATGAATATAATTCTTCAAGTAGAAGGCATGACATGTACAGGCTGCGAAACTAGAATAGAAAATGCAGTTAAAAAACTGGATGGAATTGAAAAGGTTAAAGCCATTTACAACAGTTCAAATGTTTACGTAACATACAATGCTGATGCCATTAAGCTTAAAACAATAATAGATACAATTGAGAAACTTAATTATACGGTGAAAAATAAGCCCTCAGATACGACAAATAACATAAAGACTTCAAATATTTCCAATAATGAGCCGGAATGGCCGGGAGTCGGTCAAATTGCAGGGATAGCGGTAATTGTACTGGCCCTCTATGTAATTATCAAAAATACTATTGGGTTTAACTTTGTACCTGAAGTGAACCAGTCAATGGGGTACGGAATTTTGTTTTTTATAGGGCTGCTGACATCACTGCATTGTGTGGCAATGTGCGGAGGGATAAATCTATCGGTATGCGTCCGGCACAAAGCATCAGACGGAGATTCGAAGCTTGATAGACTAAAACCAAGCCTGTTATACAGTGTGGGCCGTGTGATATCTTATACCATCATAGGCGGAATTGTAGGAGGAATAGGCTCAGTTGTCAGTTTTTCAGGTGCTGCAAAGGGTTTAGTTGCAATTCTTTCTGGTATTTTTATGGTTATAATGGGTATAAATATGTTGAATATTATTCCGGCGCTTAAAAAGTTTAATCCCAGAATGCCTAAGATTTTTGCCAAAAAAGTACATGAAAACAGCGGAAACCGCGGGCCTTTGGTAGTTGGATTACTGAATGGTCTTATGCCATGCGGACCTTTGCAGGCAATGCAGCTGTATGCCTTGGGGACTGGAAGTGCCATGACAGGGGCTTTATCAATGTTTCTATTTAGTCTTGGGACGGTTCCCCTAATGTTTGGGTTTGGCGCTGTCAGTTCATTCCTTAGCAGCAAATTTACACATAAAATGATGAAGGTAAGTGCTGTACTGGTATTGCTTCTTGGTATTATAATGTTAAACAGAGGCCTTTCCCTTTCTGGATTCAATACAAATCCAGTCTTTGGCGCATCATCTACCCAAGGGGGAGTTGCTAAAATAGAGGGAAATGTTCAGATAGTTACAACAAAGCTTGATTCCGGCAGGTACAGTCCTATAACGGTTCAAAAAGGTATTCCCGTTAGATGGATAATTACAGCTGAGTCAAAGGATATAAACGGCTGTAACAACAGATTAAACATACCTGAATACAATATTGAGAATATGCCATTAAAGGCCGGAGAAAATGTTATTGATTTTACCCCTGACAGGGAAGGCAAATTTGTATACAGCTGTTGGATGGGAATGATTAGCAGTAATATTAAGGTTGTAAGTGACGTGTCGTCTTTACGTGATGAAGACGTAACAGATAATAGCGATTCTCAAGGTGCTGTTTCAAGTTCAGGCGGCTGTTGCGGAGCCGCCTCCAAGGCTACTAAATTTGCAAACGGGAAGATTCCTACTGACGAAGTAGCTATTTCAAAGATAAACGGAGATAAACAGGAGGTAACCGTAACAGTAAACGATTATGGGTATTCACCTGCAGTTGTTATTTTACAGAAGGGTATACCTGCAACAATTAAGTTTAATACTGACAAATTGAACATATGCAATAGCATAGTTGTGTTTCCTGAGTATCAGGCACAGATGGATTTAAAGAATGAAAAGGAAACACCGGAATTGTCTCCGACTCTTGATTTTACCTTCCAATGTGGAATGGGCATGTTACATGGCTATGTAAAGGTGGTAGATAATATAAATACAATTAATATTGAAGAAATAAAGAATCAAGTAAACAGCTATACACCGTCTGCAGGGTCATCAGCAGGAGGATGCTGCGGATAA
- a CDS encoding glycoside hydrolase family 9 protein: MKKKLSKLGALIISGVMLTTSFFGTGTSFAASTYDYSTALKDSIIFYDANKCGPKAGENNVFDWRGPCHTTDGSDVGVDLTGGYHDAGDHVKFGLPQGYSAAVLGWSLYEFKDSFDATGNTAKMLQQLKYFTDYFLKSHPNSTTFYYQVGEGNADHTYWGAPEEQTGDRPSLYKADSSHPASDILSETSAALTLMYLNYKNIDSAYATKCLTAAKELYAMGKANQGVGNGQSFYQATSFGDDLAWAATWLYTATNDSAYITDAEQFITLGNTMNENKLQDKWTMCWDDMYVPAALRLAQITGKQIYKDAIQFNFNYWKTQVTTTPGGLKWLSNWGVLRYAAAESMVMLVYCKQNNDQSLLDLTKKQVDYILGDNPAKMSYLIGFGSNWCIHPHHRAANGYTYANGDNAKPAKHLLTGALVGGPDQNDKFLDDANQYQYTEVALDYNAGLVGVLAGAVKFFGGTIINPPAKKGDLNNDTFVDAIDLALCKNYILTQSGDINKNNADMNDDGSIDSIDFSLLKKALLG, from the coding sequence TTGAAAAAAAAATTAAGTAAATTAGGTGCATTGATCATTTCTGGAGTTATGTTAACTACTTCTTTTTTTGGCACAGGTACTTCCTTTGCTGCAAGTACATATGATTATTCAACTGCATTAAAGGACTCAATTATTTTTTATGATGCAAATAAATGTGGTCCCAAAGCAGGAGAAAATAATGTATTTGACTGGAGAGGCCCATGCCACACAACTGATGGAAGCGACGTAGGTGTTGATTTGACAGGTGGCTATCATGATGCAGGAGACCATGTAAAGTTTGGTCTGCCTCAAGGCTATTCGGCAGCAGTTTTAGGTTGGTCTCTGTATGAATTCAAGGATTCCTTTGATGCAACCGGAAACACTGCAAAAATGCTGCAACAGCTGAAGTATTTTACAGACTACTTCCTTAAATCACATCCCAACTCAACAACATTCTATTATCAGGTTGGAGAGGGAAATGCCGATCATACGTATTGGGGTGCACCTGAGGAGCAAACAGGTGACAGACCTTCATTATATAAGGCTGATTCCAGTCATCCAGCTTCAGACATTCTGAGTGAGACCTCTGCTGCACTTACTCTGATGTACCTCAATTACAAGAACATTGACTCCGCTTATGCAACAAAGTGTCTTACTGCAGCAAAGGAATTGTATGCAATGGGTAAGGCGAACCAAGGTGTTGGTAACGGACAGTCCTTTTATCAGGCTACCAGTTTTGGCGATGACTTGGCTTGGGCAGCAACATGGCTGTATACTGCAACCAATGATAGCGCATACATTACTGACGCTGAACAGTTTATAACATTGGGAAATACAATGAATGAAAATAAGCTGCAAGACAAATGGACAATGTGCTGGGATGATATGTATGTTCCTGCTGCTTTGAGGTTAGCTCAGATTACCGGAAAGCAGATATATAAGGATGCCATACAATTTAATTTTAACTACTGGAAAACTCAGGTAACAACTACTCCGGGAGGATTAAAATGGCTTTCAAACTGGGGCGTTTTAAGATATGCAGCAGCAGAATCCATGGTTATGCTTGTTTATTGCAAGCAAAACAATGATCAATCACTTTTGGATTTAACTAAAAAACAAGTAGATTATATTCTGGGTGATAATCCTGCAAAAATGTCCTATTTAATTGGTTTTGGAAGTAACTGGTGTATTCACCCTCACCACAGGGCAGCAAACGGTTACACTTATGCAAACGGAGATAATGCAAAGCCTGCTAAACACTTATTAACCGGAGCGCTGGTGGGAGGACCTGATCAGAATGATAAATTCCTTGACGACGCAAATCAGTATCAGTATACAGAGGTAGCCCTTGACTATAATGCAGGTCTTGTGGGTGTACTTGCGGGGGCTGTTAAATTCTTTGGGGGTACAATTATTAATCCTCCTGCCAAAAAAGGTGATTTAAATAATGATACCTTTGTTGATGCTATCGACCTTGCACTCTGTAAAAACTATATTCTCACTCAGAGCGGAGATATTAATAAGAATAATGCGGATATGAACGATGACGGCTCCATTGATTCAATTGATTTTTCTCTTTTGAAGAAAGCTTTATTAGGATAA
- a CDS encoding SGNH/GDSL hydrolase family protein, giving the protein MKNSKERHTQIIERSLICTGNNYRIKTAMEMAGKGQKVTIAYLGGSITEGYNGGPDNCYAKLTCDYFAKTFGKGNNVNYINAGMAGTSSITGLIRINKDLLIHNPHIVFVEFAVNDTKNKTNMAAFESLLLRILSSESKPAVVLIFTISESGYSCQNEMAQIGRRYDLPLISVKDAIVPEFVEETMKWQDYSDDYIHPHKKGHELITELIIYYFNKVNKEIWNDIYNISETPVISNEFVKINMLDNTSTQIKASGEFLPTTTINQFPNGWTHKQGSKIGKFAFNIYCKNLFIVYKESKNTDTGSADIYIDDTFVLTVNGFNSSGWNNPVAKLLFNHDNPANHNIEIKMAKGSENKEFCILAFGYSD; this is encoded by the coding sequence ATGAAAAATTCTAAAGAACGCCATACCCAAATCATAGAGCGTTCACTAATTTGTACAGGAAATAATTATAGAATTAAAACGGCAATGGAGATGGCAGGAAAAGGTCAGAAGGTAACAATTGCTTATCTTGGCGGTTCAATAACGGAAGGCTATAATGGTGGCCCTGATAATTGTTATGCAAAGTTAACCTGTGATTATTTTGCAAAAACCTTTGGTAAAGGTAATAACGTAAATTACATAAATGCTGGAATGGCAGGAACATCTTCAATAACGGGATTAATAAGGATTAATAAGGATTTATTAATCCATAACCCCCATATTGTATTTGTGGAATTTGCTGTTAATGATACAAAGAATAAAACAAATATGGCAGCTTTTGAAAGTCTTTTACTCAGAATTTTGAGTTCAGAATCTAAACCTGCCGTTGTATTAATATTTACAATATCAGAGTCCGGTTATTCCTGTCAGAATGAGATGGCACAAATCGGAAGACGTTATGATTTGCCTTTGATTAGTGTAAAGGATGCAATTGTTCCAGAGTTTGTTGAGGAAACAATGAAGTGGCAGGATTATTCTGATGACTATATCCATCCTCATAAAAAAGGCCATGAACTTATTACTGAGTTGATAATTTATTATTTTAATAAAGTTAATAAAGAGATTTGGAACGATATATATAATATTTCAGAAACTCCTGTAATCAGTAATGAGTTTGTCAAAATCAATATGTTGGATAATACAAGTACACAGATAAAAGCTTCAGGAGAATTCCTTCCTACTACTACCATTAATCAGTTCCCTAATGGATGGACACATAAACAAGGAAGTAAAATTGGAAAGTTCGCATTTAATATATATTGTAAAAATTTGTTTATAGTGTACAAGGAGTCAAAAAACACTGATACAGGGTCAGCAGATATCTATATTGACGATACATTTGTGCTCACTGTAAATGGCTTTAACAGCTCAGGATGGAATAATCCTGTAGCCAAATTATTATTTAACCATGACAATCCTGCAAACCATAATATAGAAATCAAAATGGCCAAGGGTTCTGAAAATAAAGAATTCTGTATTCTGGCCTTTGGCTACAGCGATTAA
- a CDS encoding cellulase family glycosylhydrolase: protein MVSTMMLSNHGLTASAAVDTNNDDWLHCVGDKIYDMNGREVWLTGANWFGFNCSENVFHGAWYDVKNILTSVADRGIGFLRVPISTELLYSWMVGKPNKVSSVTASNNPPYTVINPDFYDAETKGTKNSMEIFDIIMKYCKELGIKVMIDVHSPDANNSGHMYPLWYGLETPTAGMITTDKWIDTLTWLADKYKNDDTILAIDLKNEPHGKRGYKAEVPTDIAKWDNTTDENNWKYAAERCSKEILAVNPKLLIMIEGIEQYPKTEKGYTFDTPDIWEATGDAAPWHGGWWGGNLRGVKDYPINLGSLNSQIVYSPHDYGPSVYNQSWFNKDFTTQTLLDDYWYDTWAFIDDQKIAPLLIGEWGGFMDGGKNQKWMTLLRDYMIKNRINHTFWCLNPNSGDTGGLIGNDWSTWDEEKYGLLKPALWQANGKFIGLDHQIPLGKNGMSLGQYYGDGPIIVDPVLLGDVNDDGNVDALDLAAMKRYLLGINPEINVTNSDMNSDGDINSIDFALLKSSVLSK, encoded by the coding sequence ATGGTATCAACTATGATGTTGTCAAACCATGGTCTTACTGCATCAGCTGCTGTAGATACAAATAATGATGACTGGCTTCATTGTGTTGGCGACAAAATATACGATATGAACGGTCGTGAAGTTTGGCTTACCGGTGCAAACTGGTTTGGTTTTAACTGCAGTGAAAATGTATTCCACGGTGCCTGGTATGATGTTAAAAACATATTGACCAGCGTTGCCGACAGGGGCATAGGATTTTTAAGAGTGCCTATTTCAACTGAACTTTTGTACAGCTGGATGGTTGGTAAACCAAACAAGGTTTCCAGTGTTACAGCCAGCAATAATCCTCCATATACCGTTATTAATCCTGATTTTTATGATGCTGAAACTAAAGGCACGAAAAACAGTATGGAGATATTCGATATTATAATGAAGTATTGCAAAGAGTTAGGTATCAAGGTAATGATAGACGTTCACAGCCCTGATGCAAACAACTCAGGACACATGTATCCATTATGGTATGGTCTTGAAACGCCTACAGCAGGTATGATAACTACAGATAAGTGGATAGACACCTTAACATGGCTTGCAGACAAGTATAAGAATGATGATACAATACTTGCCATAGACTTGAAAAATGAACCTCACGGAAAAAGAGGTTACAAGGCTGAAGTTCCTACTGATATTGCAAAATGGGATAACACTACGGATGAAAATAACTGGAAATATGCAGCTGAAAGATGTTCAAAAGAGATATTGGCTGTAAATCCAAAATTGTTAATAATGATTGAAGGTATTGAACAATACCCAAAAACTGAAAAGGGCTACACATTTGATACTCCTGACATATGGGAGGCTACCGGAGACGCTGCTCCTTGGCACGGCGGATGGTGGGGCGGAAACTTAAGAGGTGTTAAGGACTATCCTATTAATCTGGGTTCATTAAACAGTCAGATAGTATATTCACCTCATGACTACGGTCCTTCAGTATATAACCAATCATGGTTTAATAAGGATTTCACAACCCAAACCCTTCTCGATGATTACTGGTACGATACATGGGCATTTATAGACGATCAAAAAATTGCTCCTCTTCTTATCGGTGAATGGGGAGGATTCATGGACGGTGGAAAGAACCAGAAATGGATGACTTTATTAAGAGATTACATGATTAAGAATCGTATCAACCACACTTTCTGGTGCTTGAATCCTAACTCGGGTGATACAGGCGGATTGATAGGAAATGACTGGTCAACATGGGACGAAGAAAAGTACGGATTGCTAAAGCCTGCATTGTGGCAAGCAAACGGCAAGTTTATCGGACTTGATCATCAGATTCCTCTGGGTAAAAACGGAATGTCTCTGGGACAGTATTACGGTGACGGACCAATTATAGTAGACCCTGTCCTTTTAGGAGATGTAAACGATGACGGAAATGTTGATGCTCTGGATTTGGCAGCTATGAAGAGATATTTGCTCGGTATAAATCCAGAAATAAACGTAACTAATTCTGATATGAATTCTGATGGAGATATAAATTCCATTGACTTTGCACTGTTAAAATCAAGTGTTCTTAGTAAATAA
- a CDS encoding metallophosphoesterase, translating to MKKRILTGLFTVFFIISLFFNCYHAEAAFYSKQSKDTCKDKPFTIVWLSDPQYYSAYYPNIFDCLGDWFVKNYTRKAFGYLIVSGDIVDNAKCVNQWEVASRNFKKLDDKNIPYGILAGNHDVSINGLNYSVFKSYFGASRYAGKPWYGGSMDNNRNHYDLVSFSSHSFIILYLGFGSETSLETTTWANSILQKYADKNAILVLHEYLDEDGEMTEKARIVSDSIVIKNKNVFMVLCGHNHGAYKKVRMICNSDGTTRKVLEILSDYQSAPNGGNGLLRLLNFNPNSGTLKVSLYSPYTKKDKFFGKDIDTFTENIQLID from the coding sequence ATGAAAAAAAGAATATTAACAGGCTTATTTACTGTATTTTTTATTATTTCATTATTCTTTAACTGTTATCATGCAGAAGCGGCATTCTACTCAAAGCAATCAAAAGATACATGTAAGGATAAACCCTTTACTATCGTTTGGCTTTCCGACCCTCAATACTATTCAGCGTACTATCCTAATATTTTTGATTGTCTTGGAGATTGGTTTGTCAAAAATTATACCCGAAAAGCCTTCGGATATTTGATTGTATCCGGAGATATCGTAGATAATGCCAAATGTGTAAATCAGTGGGAGGTTGCAAGCCGTAACTTTAAAAAACTTGATGATAAAAACATTCCATATGGTATACTGGCAGGTAATCATGACGTTAGTATAAATGGTCTTAATTACAGTGTTTTCAAAAGCTATTTTGGGGCTTCCCGCTATGCAGGTAAGCCTTGGTATGGAGGCAGTATGGATAATAACCGCAACCATTACGACCTGGTATCTTTTAGCTCTCATTCCTTTATTATACTGTACCTGGGTTTTGGAAGTGAAACTTCTCTTGAAACGACAACTTGGGCAAATAGCATTCTTCAAAAGTATGCGGACAAAAATGCTATTCTGGTTTTACATGAATATCTTGATGAAGATGGAGAGATGACGGAAAAGGCCCGTATAGTCTCTGACAGTATTGTAATTAAAAACAAAAATGTCTTTATGGTCTTGTGCGGACATAATCATGGGGCTTATAAAAAGGTCCGAATGATTTGTAATTCTGACGGAACTACAAGAAAGGTTCTGGAAATTCTTTCTGATTACCAGAGCGCCCCCAATGGAGGCAATGGTCTTTTAAGACTTCTCAATTTCAATCCCAACTCCGGCACCCTCAAGGTTTCCTTGTATTCTCCCTATACAAAAAAAGATAAATTTTTCGGGAAAGATATTGATACTTTTACTGAAAATATCCAATTAATTGATTAA